A segment of the Anaerotignum faecicola genome:
CAGCAGAAGCAGAATTGTAACGGCGGAAGACCTTCCCAGGGAATACAGCGTCCAGCCCATACGGTAGGCAAAGATGGGTACCGTCTCTGTCGACGTTCCCGGTCCGCCTCCTGTCAGAAGGAAAATCAGGTCAAAGCTGTTAAAGATCCAGATTGTCCGCAAAATGATGAGCAGCCCCACAACGACTCTCACAAACGGGAGCGTAAT
Coding sequences within it:
- a CDS encoding sugar ABC transporter permease, whose product is ITLPFVRVVVGLLIILRTIWIFNSFDLIFLLTGGGPGTSTETVPIFAYRMGWTLYSLGRSSAVTILLLLFLTAACLIYFKILDHWEEEVA